The Urbifossiella limnaea genome has a window encoding:
- the hsdR gene encoding type I restriction-modification system endonuclease, with translation MGTTPPATPSNTAGKDHLKSPNFQFLTDHHTLLVHFAALAERYLFDDPSTALFKLRQFAELLARQACAHVGIATLPADDQVAVLNLLRDRRVAAADTLDLFHALRKTGNAAVHEGAGTQSDALHHLRMARQLAIWFDRSFGNSKQPYGPFVPPPNPAAATAALVAELDRLRTEALAQTEAVEKLKLTAAGEAERRRDAEAAAATAYSELQVALELAGESSSLLEAERKAFDQQLAAVQAAVAVRPSAEVEAVLERTRKAAALVELDEVATRRKIDQQLREAGWEADTETIRHSLGVRPQKNKNLAIAEWPTAEGPADYVLFVGLKPVAAVEAKKVNVDVAGKVGQAKRYSRGLQVDTTLTAPGGPWDGHNLPFCFSTNGRPYLRQLETKSGIWFCDVRKPTNLSRALEGWYTPAGLDALLASDAGAAQGKLAAEPTDYLPLRDYQLAAVRSVEDALAAGRRSMLVAMATGTGKTVTCLGMIYRLLKAGRFRRVLFLVDRTSLETQAFEKFEAIKLEGLRPITEIYDVKRLGDLVPDPNTRLHFGTVQGMVKRILYAADPAEVPPVDAYDCVVVDECHRGYTIDRELSDSELTFRDEADYVSKYRRVLDHFDAVKIGLTATPAQHTEEIFGPPVAQYSYRQAVIDGWLVDHEPPLQIVTKLGRDGINWATGEVVEYIVPRRDPAEILKEAAPDAVNIEIDDFHRKVITENYNRVVCAVLAAHIDPSLPGKTIVFCVNDAHADLVVTLLKKAFEAQYGEVEDDAVMKLTGKADKPMKLIKRFQNERLPNVAVTVDLITTGTDVPAVTNLVFLRRVRSRILYEQMLGRGTRLCENLFGPKEDKSSFRVYDAVNLYAALLPHSEMRPVVTRPKLPFVQLAAELHALTDADARAEVHDQFLAKLRAKRRVLESNEVNFEGCQKLTGMAPCDFVTHMATLTPEETRDWFQAHPKVPEFLDLARLEADRVFISSHADEVVRVEHGYGAGGQKPGDYLESFRTFVAANRDAIATLKLVTQRPRDLTRQALKELKVALQEAGFTETHLQTAWRETRNEDIAATIIGYVRHVMTGEALRPYKERVAAAMKTVLAARPWTPPQRKWLERIGKQLETETVVDRQAFDHGQFQAEGGFNRLNKVFNGELESILGEIVEAIWPVAA, from the coding sequence GTGGGTACGACGCCGCCCGCTACACCCAGTAACACTGCCGGAAAAGATCATCTGAAGTCCCCCAACTTCCAATTCCTGACGGATCACCACACGCTGTTGGTGCACTTCGCGGCCCTGGCCGAGCGATACCTGTTCGACGACCCCAGCACCGCCCTCTTCAAGCTGCGGCAGTTCGCCGAACTCCTCGCCCGGCAAGCCTGCGCCCACGTCGGGATCGCCACCTTGCCGGCCGACGACCAGGTCGCGGTGCTGAACCTGCTGCGCGACCGCCGGGTCGCGGCGGCCGACACCCTCGACCTGTTCCACGCCCTGCGGAAGACCGGGAACGCCGCGGTACACGAGGGCGCGGGGACGCAGTCCGACGCCCTCCACCACCTGCGGATGGCCCGGCAGCTGGCGATCTGGTTCGACCGCTCGTTCGGGAACTCGAAGCAGCCGTACGGCCCGTTCGTCCCGCCCCCGAACCCGGCCGCCGCCACCGCCGCCCTGGTCGCCGAACTCGACCGGCTCCGCACCGAAGCCCTCGCGCAAACCGAGGCGGTCGAGAAGCTCAAGCTCACCGCGGCCGGGGAGGCGGAGCGCAGGCGGGACGCCGAGGCCGCCGCCGCAACCGCGTACTCCGAGTTGCAGGTGGCCCTGGAACTCGCGGGAGAAAGCTCGTCGCTCCTGGAGGCCGAGCGCAAGGCGTTCGACCAGCAGCTGGCCGCGGTGCAGGCCGCCGTCGCCGTGAGGCCGTCGGCCGAGGTGGAAGCGGTCCTCGAACGCACGCGCAAGGCTGCTGCGTTGGTCGAGCTGGACGAGGTGGCCACCAGGCGGAAGATCGACCAGCAACTCCGCGAGGCCGGGTGGGAGGCCGATACCGAGACGATCCGGCACTCACTCGGCGTTCGCCCCCAGAAAAACAAGAACCTCGCCATCGCCGAGTGGCCAACGGCCGAAGGCCCGGCGGATTACGTCCTGTTCGTCGGGCTGAAGCCGGTGGCGGCGGTCGAGGCGAAGAAGGTGAACGTGGATGTCGCCGGCAAGGTCGGCCAGGCCAAGCGGTACAGCCGCGGCCTCCAGGTCGATACAACACTGACCGCCCCCGGCGGCCCGTGGGACGGGCACAACCTGCCGTTCTGCTTCTCAACCAACGGCCGCCCCTACTTGCGCCAGCTCGAAACCAAGTCGGGCATTTGGTTCTGCGACGTGCGCAAGCCGACCAACCTGTCGCGGGCGTTGGAGGGGTGGTACACGCCCGCCGGGCTCGACGCCCTCCTCGCGTCGGACGCCGGGGCGGCGCAGGGCAAGCTCGCGGCCGAGCCGACCGACTACCTGCCGCTCCGCGACTACCAGTTGGCCGCCGTGCGGTCGGTGGAGGACGCGCTCGCCGCGGGCCGGCGGTCGATGCTGGTGGCGATGGCGACCGGGACCGGCAAGACGGTCACCTGCCTCGGCATGATCTACCGCCTGCTGAAGGCGGGCCGGTTCCGCCGGGTGCTGTTCCTGGTGGACCGCACCTCGCTCGAAACGCAGGCGTTCGAGAAGTTCGAGGCGATCAAGCTCGAAGGGCTGCGGCCGATCACCGAGATCTACGACGTGAAGCGGCTCGGCGACCTCGTGCCGGACCCGAACACCCGGCTCCACTTCGGCACCGTGCAGGGGATGGTGAAGCGCATCCTGTACGCCGCCGACCCGGCCGAGGTGCCTCCGGTCGACGCGTACGACTGCGTCGTCGTGGACGAGTGCCACCGCGGGTACACGATCGACCGCGAGCTGTCGGACTCGGAACTCACGTTCCGCGACGAGGCCGACTACGTCTCGAAGTACCGCCGGGTGCTCGACCACTTCGACGCCGTGAAGATCGGGCTGACCGCCACCCCGGCCCAGCACACGGAAGAGATCTTCGGCCCGCCGGTCGCCCAGTACAGCTACCGGCAGGCCGTAATCGACGGCTGGTTGGTGGACCACGAGCCGCCGCTCCAGATCGTCACGAAGCTCGGCCGCGACGGGATCAACTGGGCCACCGGCGAGGTCGTCGAGTACATCGTCCCCCGCCGCGACCCGGCCGAGATTCTCAAGGAGGCCGCCCCCGACGCAGTCAACATCGAGATCGACGACTTCCACCGGAAGGTCATCACCGAGAACTACAACCGGGTCGTCTGTGCGGTCCTCGCCGCCCACATCGACCCGTCGCTGCCGGGCAAGACGATCGTCTTCTGCGTCAACGACGCCCACGCCGACCTGGTCGTCACGCTCCTGAAGAAGGCGTTCGAGGCCCAGTACGGGGAGGTTGAGGACGACGCGGTAATGAAGCTCACCGGCAAGGCCGACAAGCCGATGAAGCTGATCAAGCGGTTCCAGAACGAGCGGCTGCCGAACGTGGCCGTCACCGTGGACCTGATCACCACCGGCACCGACGTGCCGGCCGTGACGAACCTCGTGTTCCTGCGCCGGGTGCGGAGCCGCATCCTGTACGAGCAGATGCTCGGCCGCGGCACGCGGCTCTGCGAGAACCTGTTCGGCCCCAAGGAAGACAAGTCGTCGTTCCGCGTGTACGACGCGGTCAACCTGTACGCCGCGTTGCTCCCGCACTCCGAGATGCGGCCCGTCGTCACGCGGCCGAAGCTGCCCTTCGTCCAGCTCGCCGCCGAGTTGCACGCGTTGACCGACGCCGACGCCCGTGCCGAGGTTCACGACCAGTTCCTGGCCAAGCTGCGGGCGAAGCGGCGGGTGCTGGAGTCGAACGAGGTCAACTTCGAGGGGTGCCAGAAGCTCACCGGGATGGCCCCGTGCGACTTCGTCACGCACATGGCGACGCTCACACCGGAGGAGACCCGCGACTGGTTCCAGGCGCACCCCAAGGTGCCGGAGTTCCTCGACCTCGCCCGGCTCGAGGCCGACCGCGTCTTCATCTCGTCCCACGCCGACGAGGTGGTGCGGGTCGAGCACGGGTACGGGGCCGGCGGCCAGAAGCCGGGCGACTACCTCGAATCCTTCCGCACGTTCGTGGCCGCCAACCGCGACGCCATCGCCACGCTGAAGCTGGTGACCCAGCGGCCCCGCGACCTGACGCGACAGGCCCTTAAGGAACTGAAGGTCGCGTTGCAGGAGGCCGGGTTCACCGAGACCCACCTCCAAACCGCCTGGCGGGAGACGCGGAACGAGGACATCGCCGCGACCATCATCGGCTACGTTCGGCACGTGATGACTGGGGAAGCACTTCGCCCGTACAAAGAGCGGGTTGCCGCCGCGATGAAGACGGTCCTCG